One Planctomicrobium piriforme genomic window, CAGCCTGGGGATGACCGGAGTCGGCATTGACTACATCCGGCACGTCTCCGATCCAGGCAGTCCGCCGCCGCGATTTCCATTCGGTTGGACACCCCCGGAATCGGCCACGCCGTTTGGCGTGGTCTGCATGATCGCGGGCACGGTGCTGGGACTCGCACTGCTCGCCGCTGGCTTACGATTCGCTTCGGCGATCGCCTCCGCAGCGCTCTCGCAACGGGTGCTGATCCGCATTCGGACGGACGTTTACACCCGACTGCAGCAATTGAGCTTTCAGTTTTACGACGCCGGGGAAAGCAGTTCGATCATCAATCGCGCGGCGGGCGATGCCAACGCTGTTCGGACTTTCGTCGACGGCGTGATGGTCAAGGTGCTGACCGTTTTGCTGACGCTGTCGGTGTACCTGTACTACATGCTGCAGATGCATGTGCCGCTGACGCTCGCCTGCCTGGCGACGACACCGCTGCTGTGGATCGGTGCGGCGATCTTTTCACGCGTGGTGCAGCCAGCCTATCGCCGTGCCAGCGAACTCGGCGACGTCCTCATTCGGGCACTTGTCGAAAACGTGCAGGGCGCCCATGTCGTCAAAGGCTTTGCCCGAGAGCCGGAAGAGATTGCCAAGTTCAAAGCGGCGACCGACCGCATCCGCGAGCAGAAAGAATCGATCTTCTTTCGGGTAAGCGTTTTTCAGCCGATCATGGGTTTGCTGACCCAGTTCAACATGCTGGTGCTGATCGCGTACGGCGGCGTGCTGGTGGTGCGAGGCGAACTCGCTCTCGGCACCGGGATGTTCGTGTTCGCCAACCTGTTGCAGGAGTTTGCCAACCAGATCGGCCAGATCGTGAACATCGCCAACACGATCCAGGGAAGCCTCATCAGCGCGGAACGAGTCTTCGAAGTGATCGACGCTCCCGTCACGATTGTCGCCAGACCGAATGCGGTCACGCTGCCGCGCGTGCAGGGGCGGTTGACGGTCGACAACATCGGCTTCGGCTACGATCCCGATCAACCGGTGCTGTCCGGGATGTCGTTTGATGTGCGGCCGGGAGAACGAATCGGAATCACTGGTGAAACCGGTTCCGGCAAAAGCACTCTGCTAAGTCTCGTGATGCGGTTCTATGACGTGAATGCCGGGCGCATTTTGGTTGACGGCCACGATCTGCGGGACGTCGAACTCGATTCGCTGCGGCGAAACATCGGACTGGTGTTTCAGGAAAGCTTTCTCTTCAGCCACACCATCGCCGCGAACATCGCGTTCGGCCGGCCGCAGGCGACGCTGGACGAGATCGCCAGAGCCGCGCGACTCGCCGCGGCACATGATTTCATCTCAGAGCTGCCAGAGGGCTACGACACGGTCATTGGGGAGTACGGCGCGAATCTTTCCGGCGGACAGCGGCAACGGCTGGCGCTCGCCCGGGCGTTGTTGCTCGATCCACCGATCCTGCTCCTCGACGACGCCACGGCCTCCATCGATCCCGAAACAGAACACGAAATCGAACAGGCGATTCAGCAGGCGATGCAGAACCGCACCACGCTCGTGGTCTCGAATCGCATTGCCACGCTGCGGCGGACCGATCGGATCATCGTCCTGCAACAGGGACGCATCACCGCCATCGGCACGCATGCCGAGCTGTTGCGGACCTCGGAATATTACTGCTGCCTGGCGGAACTGCAGTTCGCGGACAGCATCAACGGCTTGAAAGTGAACTCCGGAGACCGCACTCCTAAACGGGAAGTGACCGGCGCAAGGAGTGCCTCGTGAATCAGGTTCAGACTCTCTCCCGCTCGCTGACCAAGCATGTCGAACGGCTCGAAGACCGTCAGCGGCCCCTCGATTTTCGTTTGATCGGCCGCATCCTCACGTTCACTCGCCCCTACGCTGTGCAGCGGAATCTGCTGCTGGTGACGGTGCTGCTGCGTTCGATTCAGTTGCCGGCCCTCACCTGGGCCGTGGCCGCCGTGATTAACGGTCCGATCGCCAGAAAAGATGTGAACGGCGTGATGTGGGGAGCCGCCGGATTCGCGGTCCTCTCACTCTCGACTCAGTTCGTGATGCACTATCGCCAACTCCTGGCGCTGCAGCTTGGCGAGTCGGTCGTCTGCGATCTGCGTCAGGCGTTGTTCGCGCACCTGCAGTCACTGCGGATGCGCTGGTTTCATCAGACCCGAGTCGGACGAGTCATCAGCCGCATGACCTCGGATATCGAAGACGTGCGGATCGGCGTGCAGGAAGTGTTGTTCGTCACGCTGGTACAAGTCGGACAGATGTTGATCGCCTCGTGCGCGATGCTGTGGTACGACTGGATGCTGTTTTTGATGGTGCTCGGACTCGCGCCAGTGCTGTGGCTGATCAATCACCACTTCCACCGCCGACTCAGCTCCGATCTCAGAAATCTCCGCGAATCGTTCAGCCGCATTACGGCCACTCTGGCCGAGTCGGTTGTCGGCATTCGAGTCACGCAGGCGTTCGTGCGACAGGACGAGAACGCCCGGATCTTCGGCGACCTTGCGGAAGATCATTCGTCTTACAACACGGCTGTGCTGCGAACTCAGGGCCTGTTTCTGCCGCTGCTGGATCTCAACAGCCAGGTATTCATCGTGCTGCTGCTGATCGTCGGCGGCTATCGCGTGTTGCAGCCGGACTCGCCGATGGCGGTGGGAGATCTCGTCGGGTTCTTCTTCATGGCGAACCTGTTCTTCTCGCCGATTCTGATTATCGGCAACCAGTACAATCAGGCGATGACTGCAATGGCGGGTGCCGAACGGCTCTTCAGTCTGCTCGATACGCCTCCGGAGTGGTCGGACCCCAAAGATGCGATCGTGCTGGAACGCATGACCGGCCAGGTGGAGTTTCGGCATGTCACTTTCGGATATGACGCGGCCCGACCGGTGTTGCACGACGTCAGTTTCAGCGCTGCCCCCGGCCAGACGATTGCGCTCGTCGGCCACACCGGCAGCGGCAAGTCGAGCATCATCAATCTGGTGGCGAAGTTCTATCTCCCTCAACAGGGAGAGATCCTCGTCGACGGGCACGATTTATTGAAAGTGAACAGCGACTCGTTGCATCATCAGATGGGAATCGTGCTGCAGCAGAACTTTCTGTTCTACGGCACCGTGAGAGACAACATTCGCTTTGGAAAACCATCGGCGACCGATGCCGAAATCGTGGAAGTGCTGGATCGACTCGGCTGCGGCGACCTGTTGAATAATCTGCCTGACGGTCTCGAAACACAGGTCGGCGAACGAGGGGGAACCCTCTCTTCCGGCCAGCGGCAGTTGATCTGCTTTGCTCGGGCGTTGATCGCCAATCCACGGATTCTCATTCTGGACGAAGCGACGAGCAGCATC contains:
- a CDS encoding ABC transporter ATP-binding protein, which encodes MADNSTPEATRRHPTRSNWQLLKRLISLGLEYRVPCAGMLAFDLSLVALSLGSLGMTGVGIDYIRHVSDPGSPPPRFPFGWTPPESATPFGVVCMIAGTVLGLALLAAGLRFASAIASAALSQRVLIRIRTDVYTRLQQLSFQFYDAGESSSIINRAAGDANAVRTFVDGVMVKVLTVLLTLSVYLYYMLQMHVPLTLACLATTPLLWIGAAIFSRVVQPAYRRASELGDVLIRALVENVQGAHVVKGFAREPEEIAKFKAATDRIREQKESIFFRVSVFQPIMGLLTQFNMLVLIAYGGVLVVRGELALGTGMFVFANLLQEFANQIGQIVNIANTIQGSLISAERVFEVIDAPVTIVARPNAVTLPRVQGRLTVDNIGFGYDPDQPVLSGMSFDVRPGERIGITGETGSGKSTLLSLVMRFYDVNAGRILVDGHDLRDVELDSLRRNIGLVFQESFLFSHTIAANIAFGRPQATLDEIARAARLAAAHDFISELPEGYDTVIGEYGANLSGGQRQRLALARALLLDPPILLLDDATASIDPETEHEIEQAIQQAMQNRTTLVVSNRIATLRRTDRIIVLQQGRITAIGTHAELLRTSEYYCCLAELQFADSINGLKVNSGDRTPKREVTGARSAS
- a CDS encoding ABC transporter ATP-binding protein, with translation MNQVQTLSRSLTKHVERLEDRQRPLDFRLIGRILTFTRPYAVQRNLLLVTVLLRSIQLPALTWAVAAVINGPIARKDVNGVMWGAAGFAVLSLSTQFVMHYRQLLALQLGESVVCDLRQALFAHLQSLRMRWFHQTRVGRVISRMTSDIEDVRIGVQEVLFVTLVQVGQMLIASCAMLWYDWMLFLMVLGLAPVLWLINHHFHRRLSSDLRNLRESFSRITATLAESVVGIRVTQAFVRQDENARIFGDLAEDHSSYNTAVLRTQGLFLPLLDLNSQVFIVLLLIVGGYRVLQPDSPMAVGDLVGFFFMANLFFSPILIIGNQYNQAMTAMAGAERLFSLLDTPPEWSDPKDAIVLERMTGQVEFRHVTFGYDAARPVLHDVSFSAAPGQTIALVGHTGSGKSSIINLVAKFYLPQQGEILVDGHDLLKVNSDSLHHQMGIVLQQNFLFYGTVRDNIRFGKPSATDAEIVEVLDRLGCGDLLNNLPDGLETQVGERGGTLSSGQRQLICFARALIANPRILILDEATSSIDSATEARLQKALNVLLTGRTSFVVAHRLSTIRHADQVLVLDHGRIVERGRHDELLELDGVYARLHKRFVQQG